In the Maridesulfovibrio bastinii DSM 16055 genome, one interval contains:
- the argJ gene encoding bifunctional glutamate N-acetyltransferase/amino-acid acetyltransferase ArgJ, translating into MIPVPKGYKFSAAAAGFKYKDRNDLALICSDVPATAAGVFTTNRFQAAPITVCKANLEKDRKTRALMINAGLANACTGNEGIEDCRRTTEMVSKAIGIESCEILPASTGVIGNRFDLSVWEAAVPKIAEALGSTDAVKTAKAIMTTDTFPKLSWKKVDTANGSIRLLGMCKGSGMICPKMATMLGFVICDADVDPDWWQETLARCIQKSFNCVTVDGDTSTNDCVLALANGASGVKADSDTVKEALEQALLDICQALSYMIIQDAEGGTKVMSISVTGAESDEDAELVARAVGNSPLVKTAIFGEDPNWGRIVAAAGRSEADFDPDMLTLAFGDIIVFEKGCPIEGDIDAVLAPLMKKQDIAVNISLGNGTGKSSLLASDFTHDYVSINADYRS; encoded by the coding sequence ATGATACCAGTACCTAAAGGCTACAAATTTTCAGCGGCTGCTGCCGGATTCAAGTACAAGGACAGAAATGATCTTGCACTTATCTGCAGTGATGTCCCCGCAACCGCGGCAGGTGTTTTCACCACAAACAGATTTCAGGCCGCACCAATCACGGTCTGCAAGGCCAATCTTGAAAAAGACCGTAAAACCCGTGCCTTGATGATCAACGCAGGACTGGCCAATGCCTGCACCGGCAATGAAGGAATTGAAGACTGCCGTCGCACCACAGAGATGGTTTCAAAAGCTATTGGTATTGAAAGTTGTGAAATCCTCCCGGCATCAACCGGGGTTATTGGAAACAGGTTCGATCTTTCAGTATGGGAAGCAGCTGTTCCCAAAATTGCGGAGGCTTTAGGCTCAACTGATGCCGTAAAGACCGCCAAAGCAATTATGACTACCGACACTTTCCCTAAACTTTCATGGAAGAAAGTTGACACAGCTAACGGATCAATCCGGCTGCTGGGAATGTGCAAAGGGTCAGGAATGATTTGCCCTAAAATGGCTACCATGCTCGGCTTTGTCATCTGCGATGCCGATGTCGACCCGGACTGGTGGCAGGAAACTCTGGCCCGCTGTATTCAAAAATCTTTCAACTGCGTCACCGTTGATGGTGACACCAGTACCAACGACTGCGTTCTGGCTCTTGCCAACGGAGCTTCCGGGGTAAAAGCTGATTCTGATACAGTAAAAGAGGCTCTGGAACAGGCCCTGCTTGATATCTGCCAGGCTCTTTCATACATGATTATTCAGGATGCCGAAGGCGGCACTAAAGTCATGTCTATTTCAGTAACCGGAGCCGAAAGCGATGAAGACGCTGAACTGGTTGCCAGAGCCGTAGGTAACTCACCTCTGGTCAAGACAGCTATTTTCGGCGAAGACCCGAACTGGGGCAGAATCGTTGCGGCAGCAGGAAGAAGTGAAGCAGATTTCGACCCGGATATGCTGACTCTGGCTTTCGGAGACATCATTGTTTTTGAAAAAGGCTGCCCTATTGAAGGTGACATCGACGCAGTTCTGGCTCCGCTTATGAAAAAGCAGGACATCGCTGTGAATATAAGCCTTGGAAACGGGACAGGAAAATCCTCACTTCTGGCCTCCGACTTCACGCATGACTATGTTTCAATTAATGCGGACTACCGCAGTTAA
- a CDS encoding HD domain-containing protein, with protein sequence MKRMKDRDRMTRLADFLFEVGMLRKTPRSGYQFLGSGSESVADHSYRVAVLGYVLADMAGADMARTVFMCLFHDLHEARTGDFNYVNQIYNSSERDDALKHALEGTGLEDKIFPHWEELEECETLESKLAQDADQIDFILNLKEELDLGNKYAGKWLEAAVQRIRTEEGKKLTETICKTDHTDWWFQGPPPSWWAKRNGLDNDD encoded by the coding sequence ATGAAAAGAATGAAAGACAGAGACAGAATGACCAGACTGGCCGATTTTCTATTTGAAGTCGGCATGCTCAGAAAAACACCACGCAGCGGCTACCAGTTTCTCGGCAGCGGCTCTGAAAGTGTGGCCGACCATTCCTACCGGGTTGCCGTTTTAGGGTATGTGCTTGCAGATATGGCCGGAGCAGATATGGCTAGAACTGTCTTTATGTGTCTTTTCCATGATTTACATGAAGCCCGCACCGGGGATTTCAATTATGTAAATCAGATTTATAACAGCAGTGAGCGTGATGATGCACTGAAACACGCGCTGGAAGGGACCGGACTTGAGGACAAAATCTTTCCCCATTGGGAAGAGCTTGAAGAATGTGAGACTCTGGAATCAAAGCTTGCTCAGGATGCAGACCAGATAGATTTCATCTTAAACCTCAAGGAAGAACTTGATCTGGGCAACAAGTATGCCGGTAAATGGCTGGAAGCAGCAGTACAAAGAATCAGGACAGAAGAAGGCAAAAAACTTACCGAGACTATCTGCAAAACGGACCATACAGACTGGTGGTTTCAGGGGCCTCCGCCTTCATGGTGGGCCA